The Toxorhynchites rutilus septentrionalis strain SRP chromosome 3, ASM2978413v1, whole genome shotgun sequence genome includes a region encoding these proteins:
- the LOC129773265 gene encoding uncharacterized protein LOC129773265, with protein sequence MSSNEKETLLRTATGQQVTGGESIYLRDSLLKAYYKQIHEFAFEGPNRERLRNIIFKIFIDKSTGQSRMSQQVSNENTVATLCPACGRPDEAETNMVQCERCLFFYHFGCANVGESIADDDHHFVCVRCNDRAPTVAGSRCGKSSTSSCRAARAVLELQRLEEERQLERNYIGKKYDILQGQLDEYAEDPRLGNEPGNYDYEHQYRDVANPRMFTVVDWCNTKGNFSSITRPEDRSSIARTPIPHTTMKSPDRQALPILTDSRSSQIPTTNEIVCNPTSNLEANRHISSTPTSTVTSTVQVINETAKRNITVSHDISSDHRNRPTVVDFNISATPTSEELTKQLFELQARMDCLRMQLAAKQSAQPSVELVEKLPVNIKLNWSLFKRTRPIVDLSTFGSFMDEIVVAASDVTFTHDIDGQRACKQGKQKPKEKLFVNAHNTEKSTQYPTSGSNNLNRKEYQPKPCTACEKEGHKIKDCTTFRNLTLGDRWKLVQERRLCRRCLIGHGKFPCKAGLCGENGCEDRHHKLLHPGKPGSSQTIDVPNTRSTVTIHRQLQSLILFRLIPVTLHGNGRAIQTYAFLDDGSSTTLVESATARKLGLSGDIHPLCLQWTSDIERMEDDSQLVKMEISSLGSLKRHGLKKVHTVKNLNLPVQSLDYSALRKQFPHLRGLPVHSYESASPTILIGLDNSFLKATLKLREGSKGDPMAAKTRLGCTIYGTLNAEAKTAVHHQFHICAHSSDEDLHNLVKEFFKVEAVGSAKSSVVESDDDQRTRKILENTTVRTASEKFQVSLLWKYDCIEFPNSKPMAERRLRCLERRLASKPDLYDNVRHQMQQYQAKGYAHKADPEELSNFDPRRTWYLPLNVVMNPKKPHKVRLVWDAAAKVQGQSLNSALLLAGPDLLAPLPSVLCPFRQFEVAISADDRKINPSNPYEVFVMDVAIFGASCSPSAAQFVKNLNAQEFSDPLAAKVIVEHHYVDDFVYSTNTVNEAVELAQQVKEVHSRAGFTIRNWLSNSPEVISRVGVPGMELSKSFEVAKTATQERVLGLVWKPDPDVFVFQGLFSEEIRSLLGDTVIPTKRQTLRVVMNASEEAYAALAYFRIVDSSGVRCSLVSAKTKVAPLKPLSIPRLELQAAVLGAKLSKSVEDNHTLPIVRRVFWTDSSTVLSWLRSDQRKYRQYVEFRVTEILELTQVEEWRWVPSRWNVADEATKWGKGPNISSSSRGFQAPAFLYQEPDTWPQQGPCVVEITEELRTIHLHCHLIRQQLIDFERYSKWERLVRAIAYVYRFIDNCRRKIENYSTERSGWLNHNELQKAEWTIFKLIQHEAYGDEIVTFNRNQHLPVDQRLKLEKTSKIVKLTPVLDDQGVLRMDSRITNAQQFSTDFKFPIILPKGHYGTQLLVDWYHRQSKHINTETAVNEMRQKFYVSEMRSAFRKAKKVCQWCRIYKATPVVPRMAPLPPARTVTHIRPFSYVGVDYFGPVLIRQGRSEVKRWVALFTCLTIRAVHLEVVASMSTESCKMAFRRFIARRGAPAAIYSDRGTNFVGASRELEQELQKIDQGLAATFTNAETQWYFNPPSSPHMGGSWERMVRSVKCALASLSTIRKPNEETFNTLLIEAESMVNSRPLTYMPIESEGHEALTPNCFLMLITSGVNQPPKMLVDERVILNSNWNLYQQLLDQFWCRWVREYLPTITKRSKWFTDCKPIESGDLVVVVEDRLRNGWTRGRVLRVFPGRDGRVRSAEVKTATGVLQRPVAKLAVLEVGGIAREHSEQYGSGNVTNGNWSASNGR encoded by the exons atgtcgtcgaacgaaaaagagacgTTGTTACGAACGGCAACTGGTCAGCAAGTAACGGGAGGTGAATCCATCTACCTACGAGACTCCCTC cTTAAAGCTTACTACAAACAAATACACGAGTTTGCTTTTGAGGGTCCGAATCGTGAACGTCTCCGTAACATAATCTTTAAGATTTTTATCGATAAATCTACCGGGCAATCGAGAATGTCGCAACAGGTTTCGAACGAAAACACAGTGGCTACTTTGTGTCCTGCATGCGGACGCCCGGATGAAGCCGAAACCAAtatggttcagtgcgagcggtGTTTATTCTTCTACCACTTCGGTTGTGCAAACGTTGGCGAGAGCATTGCAGACGATGATCATCATTTCGTTTGTGTGCGCTGTAACGATCGTGCACCGACAGTCGCCGGTTCCAGATGCGGCAAATCGAGCACATCAAGCTGTAGAGCAGCAAGGGCAGTTCTCGAACTTCAACGCCTTGAAGAAGAGCGTCAACTGGAGAGGAATTACATAGGGAAAAAGTATGATATACTACAAGGCCAACTGGATGAG TACGCAGAGGACCCAAGATTGGGTAATGAACCAGGCAATTACGACTACGAGCATCAATACCGGGATGTCGCAAATCCCCGTATGTTTACCGTCGTGGACTGGTGCAATACCAAAGGAAACTTCTCTAGTATCACCAGACCCGAGGATCGTTCCAGTATAGCTAGAACACCGATTCCGCACACTACGATGAAATCACCGGATCGCCAGGCACTTCCCATACTCACCGATAGTAGATCATCACAAATACCAACTACGAATGAAATAGTATGCAACCCGACGAGTAACTTAGAAGCGAATCGTCATATTTCGAGTACGCCAACTTCGACCGTGACGTCTACTGTACAAGTGATTAACGAAACAGCGAAACGAAACATTACCGTTTCGCATGACATCTCCTCCGATCATCGCAATCGACCGACTGTGGTGGACTTCAATATTTCCGCAACGCCGACGTCAGAAGAATTGACAAAGCAACTGTTCGAGCTCCAGGCAAGGATGGACTGCCTTCGGATGCAGCTTGCGGCTAAGCAGTCCGCTCAACCATCAGTG GAGCTTGTGGAAAAGTTACCAGTCAATATCAAACTGAACTGGTCTCTCTTCAAACGGACTCGTCCTATTGTTGATCTTTCCACCTTCGGTTCGTTCATGGACGAGATTGTGGTTGCAGCAAGTGATGTCACTTTCACCCACGATATAGATGGTCAACGAGCCTGCAAGCAGGGTAAACAAAAAccaaaagaaaaattatttgtgAACGCACACAATACTGAGAAATCTACACAATACCCAACCAGCGGATCAAACAACTTGAATCGTAAGGAATATCAACCTAAACCCTGTACAGCCTGTGAGAAAGAAGGTCATAAAATCAAGGACTGTACCACCTTTCGGAACTTGACGCTTGGTGACCGTTGGAAACTAGTCCAAGAACGGCGATTGTGTCGGCGATGTCTGATTGGTCATGGAAAATTTCCGTGTAAAGCAGGGTTGTGTGGTGAAAATGGATGCGAGGACAGACACCACAAACTCCTCCATCCCGGAAAACCAGGATCATCGCAGACGATCGATGTCCCGAATACTAGAAGCACGGTTACAATCCATCGTCAACTTCAGTCTTTAATTCTTTTCCGATTGATTCCAGTGACGCTGCACGGCAACGGAAGGGCCATTCAAACGTATGCGTTCCTTGATGACGGCTCATCGACCACACTGGTAGAATCAGCAACAGCGCGAAAGCTAGGACTATCAGGCGATATCCATCCCCTCTGTCTGCAATGGACTAGTGACATTGAGCGCATGGAAGATGACTCACAACTAGTCAAGATGGAGATCTCGAGCCTGGGGAGTTTGAAACGGCACGGTCTGAAAAAGGTGCACACTGTGAAGAACTTGAATCTTCCAGTTCAATCGTTGGACTACTCAGCACTGCGTAAACAGTTTCCACATCTTCGTGGTTTACCCGTGCACAGTTATGAATCAGCGTCTCCTACAATTCTGATAGGTCTGGACAACTCATTCCTAAAGGCAACCTTGAAGCTTCGGGAAGGTTCAAAAGGTGATCCGATGGCGGCCAAAACAAGGTTGGGTTGCACAATTTATGGAACGTTGAACGCAGAAGCAAAAACGGCAGTTCATCATCAGTTCCATATTTGCGCTCATTCGTCGGATGAGGACCTACACAATTTAGTGAAGGAGTTTTTTAAGGTAGAAGCCGTAGGATCGGCCAAATCATCCGTGGTGGAATCTGACGATGACCAGCGTACGCGTAAGATACTGGAGAATACAACCGTTCGCACAGCCTCTGAAAAGTTCCAAGTTAGCTTATTGTGGAAATACGATTGCATTGAATTCCCGAACAGTAAGCCCATGGCTGAAAGGCGGTTGCGATGTTTAGAACGCCGTCTGGCATCCAAGCCCGACTTATACGATAATGTTAGACATCAAATGCAGCAGTATCAAGCTAAAGGATACGCACACAAAGCTGATCCTGAGGAGCTCAGTAACTTCGACCCTCGACGAACCTGGTACCTGCCCTTAAACGTGGTCATGAACCCAAAGAAACCGCATAAGGTACGGTTGGTCTGGGATGCTGCGGCAAAAGTTCAAGGCCAATCATTGAACTCCGCTCTGTTGTTGGCTGGTCCCGATTTGCTCGCACCGCTTCCTTCAGTTTTGTGTCCTTTCCGACAGTTCGAGGTGGCCATCAGTGCagacg ACCGGAAGATAAATCCCTCCAACCCGTATGAAGTCTTCGTTATGGACGTCGCGATATTCGGCGCATCCTGTTCGCCGTCGGCAGCTCAGTTTGTCAAAAACCTAAACGCTCAAGAGTTCTCTGATCCACTAGCAGCAAAAGTAATAGTGGAGCATCATTATGTTGACGATTTTGTATACAGCACAAACACCGTGAATGAAGCAGTCGAACTAGCACAGCAGGTGAAAGAAGTACATTCTAGAGCAGGATTCACCATACGCAACTGGTTGTCCAATTCACCCGAAGTGATCTCACGGGTCGGGGTTCCAGGCATGGAGTTGTCCAAAAGTTTCGAGGTAGCAAAAACGGCCACCCAAGAACGAGTTCTTGGTCTAGTTTGGAAGCCAGATCCTGATGTTTTTGTGTTCCAAGGACTATTCAGCGAAGAGATCCGATCACTGCTAGGCGACACTGTTATTCCGACGAAAAGACAAACTCTAAGAGTCGTCATGA ATGCAAGTGAGGAAGCGTACGCTGCCCTGGCTTATTTTCGCATCGTGGATAGCTCTGGAGTGCGCTGCTCACTTGTCTCGGCGAAGACAAAAGTGGCTCCTCTGAAACCGCTCTCAATCCCTAGATTAGAGTTGCAGGCGGCTGTTCTTGGTGCAAAACTGTCAAAATCGGTAGAAGACAATCATACACTGCCGATAGTTCGCAGAGTGTTCTGGACCGATTCTAGCACCGTACTTTCCTGGTTAAGGTCGGATCAACGAAAATATCGGCAATACGTTGAATTTCGTGTGACGGAAATTCTCGAGCTTACGCAGGTGGAAGAGTGGCGGTGGGTTCCTTCACGCTGGAATGTAGCCGATGAAGCAACCAAATGGGGCAAGGGCCCTAACATAAGTAGCAGCAGTCGTGGGTTTCAAGCACCAGCATTCCTGTATCAAGAGCCAGATACCTGGCCACAGCAAGGTCCATGTGTGGTTGAAATAACGGAGGAGCTTCGTACAATACACCTTCATTGTCATCTCATCAGGCAGCAACTTATAGATTTCGAAAGATATTCGAAGTGGGAGCGATTAGTGCGTGCGATAGCGTATGTGTACAGGTTTATAGACAACTGTCGCCGTAAAATCGAGAATTACTCAACGGAACGATCTGGGTGGTTGAATCATAACGAGTTGCAGAAAGCGGAATGGACTATCTTCAAGCTCATTCAGCACGAAGCATACGGAGATGAGATTGTGACCTTTAATAGAAACCAGCATCTTCCAGTGGACCAGCGGCTAAAGCTCGAGAAGACTAGTAAAATCGTTAAACTAACCCCTGTGTTGGACGACCAAGGTGTTTTGCGTATGGATAGTCGTATCACCAATGCACAGCAATTCTCCACAGATTTCAAGTTCCCGATAATTCTTCCCAAAGGTCATTACGGGACACAGCTGCTCGTTGACTGGTATCATCGTCAAAGCAAGCACATCAATACGGAAACAGCGGTGAACGAGATGCGTCAGAAGTTCTATGTGTCAGAGATGCGTTCTGCGTTCAGGAAGGCTAAGAAAGTGTGTCAGTGGTGTAGGATCTACAAGGCGACTCCAGTGGTTCCAAGGATGGCTCCACTTCCTCCAGCAAGAACTGTCACCCATATCCGCCCATTCAGCTACGTTGGTGTGGATTATTTCGGACCTGTGTTGATCAGGCAAGGTCGCAGTGAGGTGAAGCGTTGGGTCGCCCTTTTCACCTGTCTGACGATTCGTGCCGTGCATCTAGAGGTAGTGGCGAGCATGTCAACGGAATCCTGCAAGATGGCTTTTCGACGGTTTATTGCAAGAAGGGGCGCTCCAGCTGCAATATACAGCGATCGGGGAACCAATTTCGTAGGTGCTAGCCGTGAACTGGAGCAAGAGCTACAGAAAATCGATCAGGGATTGGCAGCTACATTCACCAACGCGGAAACTCAGTGGTATTTCAATCCGCCATCTTCACCGCACATGGGGGGGTCTTGGGAACGCATGGTTCGGTCTGTAAAGTGTGCGTTGGCTTCACTCTCCACCATTCGGAAGCCAAACGAGGAGACCTTCAACAC